The segment ccagggagagggatcctcctctgttgctctcccttttttttccccgtgaaagtttttgtttttttcctctgaggcaaatttgtaattttgggctatacaaaatgaactgaattgaatcataTGCATTAATAAAGCGTTAAATCAAACTTTCATTTTCGAGAGTCTGAAAGTATTGAGATAGTTCGTATACTGCGGCATTGCATACAAATATTAGGATATTATATGAGCCATGTGGACCAGatctaaatgttttcttataCCTGGTCCAGGAAAAAACAGCATATGGTATTTTTTTTCAACGTGTGACACAACActtttaaactaataactttTTTTCGAGGAAGCTGCCTATCAATTTCACAGGAAATTATGATGAAATCACAGATGCAAAGAAAGCTTTACTTATTTATGAAATACATGTGATTTGCGTTTTCTCTTGTAGACCTTAGATCACTTACATTGATTTGAtctggtattaaaaaaaaacaacactttgatCTGATTTTGCTTTTTTGTATAAGTTGCTTACTTGTGTGAACCGCTTGTTAAACTTGGGATTGAAAAGTGCTCAATAAATGAAGTGTTaatattttacagttttacagtaAAGGAAAGCCAACCAAATCAAATAGAGGAAAAACATCCCTGCACTGTACACAGAGGTCCAAGTCAAGCCTTCAGTCATTAGACGTAGGATCCCATGATGacttatttattacatatttggGGTACTTGTCGTACTCCAAAACTCACCAAATGTTGGACAGGCTTGGTGAACATAGCCATCTgatatatgtgttatatgtgtcaatgtttccatagaaacagttatttgagtctttgattacTTGATCAGTTGATTctgcgaaaaagaaaaaaaagttatatgtagctcctcccccacacctcacagatgacgtcacagtTCCCATAGTACcaattatttgagtctttgatttcttgatcagttcattctgcgacaaaaaaagaatattagctcctcccccacacggcagaacagatgacgtcacagttaccgtagtagcagttaccgtagtagcagttaccgtagtagcagttattagagcttttgatctctctcagtgacatcacggagcaCAGAGCCAGAGCTATAAATAGAAGTGAGTTCCACTAGGCTCGTTGGAGAGGGACCAGTCTCTGCTCCCTACAACCTCTCTGCTGCAGAGGGCCCGCGGGAGTTCGCTCCGCTGGGCCCAGTAGAGAGGGTCTGGGTGGGCGGAGGTGCACGTGCCTCTCCCCCAGAGCCCACGGGAGTCTggtaaacaaaccaaaaactgTCTGGTAAACAAACCAAAACTGCCAGAGCCCCCcagagctatatatatatatatatatatatatatagctctgGGGGgctctgtatgtatgtatgtatatacatatgtatatgatgtgtatatatgtattaggGCTAGGCACGTTGAGGAGCTATTAATGCGttaacgcagcaatccattaacgcaGACAATAAttcttttaaattgacattttaattttaaatctctaccagatggcgtagttgataaaagcaaaactatttgtaaccactgcaaACTGGAGTTTGCTGGACTACAAGCATGATGCGATTAATTGCTGTTAATCatagaaaaatcatgcgattaatcgattaattttgttcctcttttccCAGCACTAATAACTATATATAgttacatctatatatatatatatatatatatatatatatatatatatatatatatatatatatatagttataacTAAACCATTTATGTATTGCAATtccaattgttttttgttggtttggtttgtcttATTTTGGTTGCTAAGTTTTGTATTACACAATGATGTTCTTATCTATGTTTTCCTGGCTATTCTTCACTGAATGAAAAATTTGGAAAAGAAATTCTCCAATCTGCCCAACTCCCTTCAAAAAAGTCAGGGAGCGCATCCTCTCTGACAGTTTCTCAGAAGAGGATggtgatgacgacgatgatggtGGGGTTGTTCCAGAGAAACTTTTGAAggaggcaaaagaaaaacaacatctctacaaaaagaaatcaaaggAAACGTCCCTGCAGGAAACAAGAACACAGtgagagtttatttttttccattttttatttaacttaaatttgatttaaaacagaCTCATTGACATATGCATCCACTTATCTATGAGTGCTCATTACTTAATTTGCTATATTCTAGATGGCATAAGTACCACGTACAACCCAGATTTGGTCTTTAATGATTTACAAATATTGATGAACTCTGTGCAGGTGCACTGCTAGCTGTGGTGTCTATAAATAGCCAGATAGCTTCACTTAATATATTTGATTCAATATTTCTAATATTTCTAATAATGTAGTTAGTCATTACATATTTCCTTCTGTTAAGAGGATCAGAAGAACAGAAGAGCAGCAGTTgaggctgaaaacaaaacactccGTGCTCTCAATATTGAGTTTACAGCAACAGCTGCTGAAGAAGTTGAGCAGCACATCAAGCCCACACTTGATAATTAGGTTCAGTCATAAAAAATAACTAAGTATGCCCATATTTACTAAACTGGTTTTAGTGAAATTGTAGAAGTATAGTTCCTAATGAAAGTGGGTAAAAGTAGGCAAGGAACTGCAACTGTGTTTACCTTATGCTCTATGTAGTTTCAGAAACTGGATGTGAGACTGGAGAGGAGCGATCTGTACCCAAGGAAACATATAGTATATAGAAGTAAACAAGACCTCTGTATTCCGTGGTTAATATAATAACTATCTTTCAAGGATTTCTTACAATCTAATGTTttgattgtttatgttttggatttttttcaGATTACCTGGAAGGAGACATTAGCATCAGGAAAGAGGCCTTGGTCCGAATTATCAGGAACAACCACGACTCCTTATTTGTCAAGGAATTGGCAGTGGCAATCTGGAGCACTAAAGCGCTGGGGGGGGAAAGCCTTACAGGGAAGGAGTGCCCCACCACCAAATCCACCCGCCAGCCTTTAACCCCAAAGAAGCTGCAAACACTGAAAGGTAAGGCATTCTTGATGTATCAGTAGCTATATAGTCTTTCTCGCATACCACGGACCGCCTTATTTTATATCaagtgtttctttgttctgACGTGACAGACACATTAAtgttcatttttacatttcttttcagtcTGCTTCAAGGAGTGgctccaggaaaaaaaaactggaggATACGGAGTTGCAGGCCAGATGGGCAAATGCTGGACGTTATATAACTGAAGAAATCATGGTCATaaactaacaaaaacaaaaaatcagtTAATTAATGAGTGAttgaaatgtttaatgttttgatgttgatgttttaatAGTTAATTCTAAATAGTTATGTAAATAGTTAATTtggttgtttctcttttgtaaaGTGTTCCATGTTCTTTATTATGTGtctgtcatatttaataaatggaAATACTGTTTTGAAAACCTGACCAATCAACCTGACATTGTCAAATATACCAGCAAACCAGCATAAACCAGCATACAAGCagcaaaacacaacatatgctGGTGTTGCTGGTCACCAGTATTGCTGGTCTATGCTGGTTTTTCTAGCAGGGCTCTGCAGTATGACTACTCCTCTGCTAATGCAACTTGAAATAACGTTTACTCTGAAAGGTCAGTTTATAAAATTCAGGGAGGGTTGAGCCCAGGGTTTGATTTTGCACATTTCAGAGCCTGGCTAAGTGCTGATGCTCTCATGCTTTCTTTTGTGATTCactcttaataataaaaaatcataTTTGCACCCAAAACAACTTACCACAAGGCGCATCTTTTGCAGATgggaaacaaacactgaaaagtgtaatttgtatttaaaaaaagactttatttaaaaatacatttacaaacatgGGGGCTGGGAGTGATGGGGAGGGACAGCTTATTCTTTCTGTGAGAAATTCTTTAAAAAGTGGTTATATTACATAGAAGttttacacacactcatgtttggtacatgtttacatttgtgaagGAATAGCGATGGGAAATGTTGCCTGAACCTGGACACAAGCTGACAGATGGGATGGTTATGTTAGTTCTCTTCATATAGCAATCAATCCCACTTGTATGCCCTGTGAGGCTTTCAAATACTGTGACAATATagcactatatttatttaatttaggtTTTATTACCTTGGACAACAAAAAATGGACAAAGTCAGATACATTAGAGCATTCAGAAATAATTTGTTATAATTTGGATGTTGACATGAACACCATTCACAAGTCGGAAATGTGACTTGAATACAGCATTATCAACAAGGTTGATAGAacgaaaaaataaattgtgtgaggaggagaaggaagtgaacttctacttctagtttttgCTTTGCACCCTTACTGTAGAAGAGAAAAGAACGTTAAGTCCCTTAAATACAAGCAACAACAGCCAATGACTGATCTCCCTCTCTAATCTCTAATCTCTCTTTTGTGTGTAAATACCAGTGGTGGaaatattcagatcctttagtgaagtagaagtactaataccacagtgaaaATGTTCCATTGCAAGTCaaagtaatgtatatatatatatatatatatatatatatatatatatatatatatatattatattactgctTTAGATATTTAAACTCTTATATACTGTTTTTGTAGCAATGCCTATTCTATAAGGTCATATTTGTAGAGTTCACGCTGTCTTGTGAGAACCACATATCTCTAAAAAGTCTACTTTTCATGAGCGAACTCAGAAAAAAGCCCTGTTAACTTCACTGTGATGCATTTTCTAGCCAATTCAagagcttttaaaaatatttaaatagtaAGATTATTTTCTCAACATATAAAGGAACACTTCGTCCTTCAGCTTACAAAAAACATTCCAAATCAATACATCTGGAGATTCTTGGTTTTCACTGGACAAGAATGGGACAAAAACACCTGTAACTAATCCTGTCTGACAAATGCAGTGGAggtaaaaactacaatatttgtttgtgtgtgtgtgggggggggggggggggggggggggagagacagtaAAATTCCCATTAACTACTGTATGTTTGAACTATCTGTAAATCACATTTAGGCTATGTGATCATCCTTTGATAACTGATGTATTAACTAGGCATGGTAAATGTACCTTCAAAATCATGTAACAATCATGTAGACCAGCTTAAAGATCTATATTCAAACCTCTCGTTTAACATCAGTTTAGTTTTTAATCTAAACCTTGATAATATTCAATTCCGTTGCACCAAAACCTTTGAGAGGGATTGAGCAAAAATAATCAAGTTCCTCGAAGAAAGTTAAGAGACAGATTTtataatgctgctgctgattttCTTTCAAGATATTATTGGTTCATCAAGGAAACTGTTGTGGAGCTGAACAGGAATATTGGGCCAACAGGCAGTCTAAGTTTTTCTCGGAGGAGAAATTAGACCTCTGCAGAGCCATCAtgagtaatgtaatgtatgtatttccTAATATCTAGTTTGGTTAAACTCTGATTAATACTAATTGTAGATTCATTAATCCTTGTTGGTGCAACGCAACCctaatgttatattatttttaaccTTTTTGGTGTCATATGGTAAATGTATTCATCTTTGCATCACTGAGAGTCTGATATTCCCAAATGTCCAGTCCCAGGTGACATTGCCCATCTGCACTGCTTGAGGACGTTGCTCATACATCAGTTTTCACAGTGTACCGACTCAGTAGGTATTCTTAACATTCTCTGCTAGAGATACACGATACACAACTGTATACATcatttactttaatatataatgcagatccagaaaatgtgtttggacGATTGACATTTACTTTTCACCATTTGCTTTCAAAAGCAAGAAAATTCAAGCAGTGTTGCCTTCATTGACAATAAACTTCACATTTCAGAATTATCTTTAGATTTTAGAGTTGATATTTGATATCTTGTAGCAGTCACTTGTATCAGTGCATCTATATGGAGTTGTTATAGCACCctgtagtacaataacaaaccagtaatattgcaacaacaaactgtaaaatataaaatatatttttttctgaaaatagaaaataaatattaatatatattttaaattagctACAGTAACATGACACCCATCACCAGTAATTTGCAGTTGGGGAATGTGAAGATAAGACTGTATTGGGTTTACATGTGTGGGCAGCCCTGCGTCCCCACGGCTCCATACACAGCGAGGGGTTTGGACAGCATGGCAGGTCTGCGGTTGATCGTCGCTTGGCGGATGCAGCCGTGGAAGTCTGGCAGGCCTGCAGGCAGACCATGAACTGTGACGCCATCTAGTGGACAGAGGGGCAAACAACATGAATCTCGAGTTACCGCCTCACGGTTGTATTCCTCCACCAGCCAATCATGTTGctgtttacatccacgtctgtccaaaatgtcatcacttcataaTTTTAACCtattacacattacacacaagTGACAGAATTACCATATGAATTCTGGAGATAGGAGTTACCGTTAAACCCAAATTTGAAGGAATTTGCTCAAGACGTTTATgagatatttaaatgatttattaagcaaaaaatgtaaactatttTCTGTTTCCAGATGGCCAGATGTGTACATTTCAAACTATATCAttgttaattaaacattttgggGTTTTAAACCGGGAGTTTAAAGCTATTTTAGAACAATGCCTTGAGctctggaaaacaaaatgtatagaTAATGTAATTTATCAAGAATATATTCTTGCAGCCTATTAACAGTTATCTAACTGAAATATATCAAAGAATCGCGTATATTTGACGTTTCAGTTATTAGTGTATACCTGTTGAGTTAGTTTAAAGTGactaacaaaagaaaacaaaagaaaaccaccATAGAGAGAAAGGAAGTAATATCACAAGAATGTATGCTGTTACTATTGTAACATTATATGTATTGTTTTCTTAGATGTGTAGTGCTGTGGAGATAATTCCCCTTGGGTATAAAAAAGTCTATAACAAGAAAGAATTACAATGTTATGGAAAAATGCAATATTtggaaaaaacaaattaatatatTGAGAAAATATTTTAAGGAAAATGTTGGGATTACGGGTATATGAGTTAACTGATAACATCAGAACCTCATTAGGACATTGAGTTGGATCCAAATGAATAAACCTTCTCAGATGGTGGTGCTTTGTGGAAAACTACTTTTATTTTCACCATAAGACATAATGAAACAGGATCAGGCTGAATTCCATGATTTTGGCATtgtgcaaaaaagaagaaaaaaggttgaAACAGGGGGACTGTGTACTCACCAGGTACCCCTCCAAGGTAAACGGTCTCTTTGGACCCTGCAGAGCGGCTCTGTTTGGGGCCGACGCTGTGCTCACTGGCTGCATCAACATGCAGCTGCAGGACATTGTTCTTCTTCACCACTGGAGATGCAGAGACGACGCATCATCATTATCTCAGCGTTACAGCAGGGCAACGACACAGAGACAAATAACTTGTTGGTGTAAACTCACTTGTGATTGTGTGCCAGCGTCCATTACATAGAGGTTCCTCAGGAGTAAAGGAGGTAGAGAATTCACCTTTGCCGCTGTTTAATGAAACAgtcacctacacgcacacacacacacacacacacacacacacagttcagttCACAATGcagttgaattattattattaccttcttttgttttcttgcctTTCTTTTACAATTCAACACAAATAGACTCCAGCTATTGTTAAAACCCTCCCTGGTGACATCTCACCTGTCCCTGTCTGAGAACCAAACTCAGGCGTTGGTCAGGTGACGTCCCAGCATGCAACAGCAGCCCAGAGTCCAAGACGAGCCGAAACTCCAACTGGATTTCCAGATCCCGACCTAGAACCAAGGACTCATCTGCGGGGAGAAAGCGCCTTAAATCAGGACACATCATGACCCAAACAAGAAGCTGCATCATGActggaattttaaaaaacacagaagaagagtgacgATAAGTACCTATTGCCATGTGTCCTCCCTGGCCAGAGAAATACGCTCCGGGCTGGAGAGGACTCTGGAAGCAGGGCACCGTCCCCTGACTATGAGCGGGACTTTTTGCAAGGGCTTCGTTTAGCGTCAGGTCCCTGACACAACCGACGAAGCCACCAGAGCCTGGAGCCTGAAGTTGAGAAGAAAACAAGTCATGATGTGTGACGAAAGAGCTTTTCTGTCTTGGAGTTGGTGTGTGAGATATCACTATCTCACATTCAGATATTACTCATCACCACTGTCACCTTTGGCTTGAAATTTCAACTTTAAATGTTCTTCTATTCTATTTTAGTTATATTTACCTACCCATGAAAACTGGTGCAGTCTAAATATTAATGACAGctaatttattaaatattcattacaTATTTAAGCTGGTGAGTAAGAATTACAGTTGGTTTAAAGTAGAAAAAAGCACTAATACATCACATCCAGTAATTGTGGCCGACTCTTTTTTACCGCCAGTGAGGCCGGAACTCCTCCAACATATAAAGGCCCAGCAAGACGAGTCCGGTCTCCTCCAGGGATTCTCTTAGACTGAGCACTGATACCGTCCACTATAAGGCTGATCTTCTCGCCTTCGCGTTTTATAAACACCTGAGGTGACAAAGACAGAGCAGGTGTGATATTCAGGTGAATCAGATAGTCGGGGTGATATGATGcaactcagacagacagaggaaatacattttattctatgatTATGGAATATAAAAGACAAATTACGAGATCAAAATATTGTCAAATAGATTTAATCAATTTCACTTCCTGGGTAGAACCAGTCACATGACCCTGCCTGTAACCTCACCGTGTGCCACTGGTTGTCGTTGTACTTCTTGCAGCTCCGCATGCTGACCTTCCTCTTTCCGCCATCCAACAAAAGCAACAGGTGGCCGTCTGACACGCTGAGTGACATCACAGCCACACTGCGCTGCCCACCAGCTGCGTACAGCACCAAACCATCAGAGGAGTTGATCCTCAACGCCATGGAGATCTGaggcctgcagagagagagagagagagagagaggattaaatattaacattgttGTAAGTGTTGTATTTAGTGTCCAGCCCTGTATTTACTTGATGAATGCATGTCCAATAGTTACTCTttttagctctggtttgggCTCCACCATATTCAGAGAAAAATATGTGGTTCTTTATCTGCAAAATGTCCCACTAtattcaccagctagttgctaattttttcttttgtttggcagtTCAGGTGGTTTATCAGAGCTTAAAAAAACAGCCTGATGCTGGAAATGATGCTGATATTGAACCAGACAGTGGAAGCTAAAACAAAGTGTTAAAAGAGACTATAAGACCCTCTAGATGTGATCATTCTCTGTACTTGCTGTACGAAAAGTAAGAGGATCACCAACGTGATTACAACTCGCCTTGAGGCAGACAGGAATCTGTGTCTGCCTCAAGGCGTGCCAATAACATGACATCCGGCGTGACTAACGTTTCCTGGCTAACCGCTACTTTTGTTAGCCTGCTCAAAACTCCTGAAACTTTTGGACTATACCACAGCACTACTACGGTCAAATATCAAGTTTAAAGTTTGATACTAtaagaaatatgtgtgtgttagtctatAACCTAACGTTTCAATCAATTTCAGTTTTCCTCGGTGGAAACTGAGTAACGTTAAAGtcaaaagtcctgcattcagaaTTTCTTTAGTTTAGCTAACGTAGCTAGCTAGGGTTGTAGTAAAAGTATTTGAACTACAAGTATGTTCCTGAGAGTTATTCTTTGGCCAACTTGCACTGTTAGGTTTTTCTAGGACTTGCAGGTAAAAAAAGTCATTTATCCGTGTTCACAAATTCAAGAAATTATTGTATTATGTAGAATACATATGgttacacatagacacaaaatAATTGATGTCGCCACCTCTTTGTAGATGTGTTGCTCATACCAGTAATAATCATGCCACAGTATGTGAACGATGGTCTTGCAAACCtgagccttttttcttctcctgtatTCAGGCTTGTTTACAAAGAGATCTAAAGATGTCGTCAGGTGCTCTCTTTCCAAGCTTGGTGAGCGGCTCTAGGGGAACCTCCAGCAAGTACTTGGTGGAGTTTCGTGCTGGGAAAATGACCCTGAAAGGGAACGTAGTGACACCGGACAAACGCAAGGGCACTGTATACATCCAGCAGTCTGACGACTCCCTAATTCACTTCTGCTGGAAGGATAGGACGACTGGAAATGTTGATGATGTGAGTAACTTTAAAATTCTTACTGTTACTCTGATGTAATATTTCCTAGTTGTCAACAAAACTAGTCATATTTGAGGCCAATGTATCCTTCTAGCACTAGTCAGCAGTAATGATTTGCAATTTGTTAAATTCTTTTATTCAAGATCCAACTgcaaatactttaaataatcaGTAATTCTAGTGAGAGAGACATTTCTAAATCTAACCATGCTTGTACTTTGTTGTTTATATATTGCTGTTTAGGTCTGTGATTTAGTTGACACATCAACTTCTTTTAACCAATAAAATCCCTAACTAAGCCCGCAGATCGGTCAACCGGAACTTGACTAGGACTTATTGGTGCAGTAAACTGCCGCCTTTCCCGAGGGTTCACATGGAAATCATCAGCAAAGACTATGACAACTTGTGTGATCAgacgttattaaaaaaaacatggcgtGATAGAGGTTGTTACTATGATCAGAGATTTTGTACGTTCCGCAAATGAAATGAGGGCTGTGGTAGAATTcctgaaataaaattaaaaaagaacacGTCTTACTTTGTAAATTTGCccatttctgtatttttacaAACAAGCATTTTTCATACACCTAATGCTTACACCTTGAATCCTTATTTAGATGGGCTTCCACAGAGCAAGCAAGGTCactgtgtctttatttcagAGCTGCAGTGATGATGCTATTAATAGCCtttgttttccatttcagtAATCGATTGATGATGATTTGTTGTGGCAGAGCAACCTCAGTGTTTTTTTCCACCTTTCTCTTGAATGTGTTATGTTTTGGCTTTTCTGTTCCAGGACCTGATCATCTTCCCAGATGACTGTGAATTCAAGAAGGTGAGCCAGTGCACCACTGGACGTGTCTTCGTGTTGAAGTTCAAGGCCGGATCCAAAAGACTGTTTTTCTGGATGCAGGTGAGAAGAAGATGCCCCTCATCTTCTTTCTAAAAGGAGGAAACGTTGTCTTTTGTGAATGTATGATGTCTGTGTCCATTCATGTGCAGACAGATGGATGTGCAAATAGAGGGAAACTGAGTGGAAAACTGAAGTAGGTGACAATAAGAGTAATGATTAGAGGAGAGAGATTATTACACTCATGATGACAGGGTATGCATGGCTGTAATCAGTATATTTGTCAGGCACCCACATGTTTTGGACTTGTTTGTGTCCCTTTTATATTCTTTTGTTTAAACAGAAGTTCTGATTTATTGAGACAGATTTTGTCCATTAGTTTTCAGCAATGTGTTTGTAAAATTACGTCCCATATGAAACGGATCGACTAAAACACACTTAGTAtaaattcagtgttttttcaAATCTTTTTGGTGTTGTTAATCCTGCCTTGTGTCATCACAGGAATGACTCGGAAAGAACGGAGCCTGTTAATTTGGTCTGTGGGGaattcagatttttattttaaagaattcCGGCAAGTCTCATTTCCATCAGGAACCAAAGATTGACAAGGATGATGAGTACTGTCGTAAAGTGAATGAGTACCTGAACAACCCTCCCATTCCCGGAGCGGCAGGAAGCGGAGGCGGCAGCGGTCACGAACTCTCTGCActcggaggagagggaggtctGCAAAACCTGCTGAGAAATATGAGCCACAACCAGCTGATGCAGCTGATCGGACCAACTGGATTGGGAGGACTCGGTGAGTAGCACTGGATATTTCttagatatttatatatcttgACACTCACCACAGCAGACTCATGAATTTGTTGAGCGAGGGACATCTTCTTCAGGAAACAACCATAAACATGGTGCCATAAGAATTTGGTCATATACAGGCTGCTGTATAAAAAGACGAGATAATGTAAAGACTCGCAAGTACAGTAAACCTCCTTTGTAACTCttaaagacaaattaaaatatttaattaaaacatgattATAAGCCAAAATATCCTTTTAGTAATTGaacaattacaaaatgttgttttgaaaaagaATATAACTTGTAGTATTGAAAGCTAACTTTAACATTTGTCTTTccttgtacttgtactacatCCTTGTACTTTTTTTACATCCTTTAAATCAACACAAAGTTATGTGAAGCTTATAActgctgtatttgttttaaataaaaagtttggACCTAAATTTGGACCCTTTTTGATTTGTTAATGTTTGTCTAAGGAGGTTTGGGAGCTCTAGCAGGACCAGGACTTGCCAACTTGCTGGGCAGTGGAGGACCTGCCACAAGCATCTCCTCATCCAGGTAAGGCAGAACACAGATGTAGAACACAATACATGTAAAGAATAAGATAAATTACTTctcaatatttgtattataaattATTCCTTCTTAGCTCTCGTAGCCAGTCAGCAGCTGCCACTCCATCATCAGGCGCAGCCCCCAGACAGAGTTCCTCTCAGGCCCCCACCACCCCTGTGACTCCTGCTGCAACCGCTGTCTCCCCTACAAGTGTTGCTCCTTCCACTCCAGGTACATGAAGTGCAGTGCTGTCATTATGTTTCAGTTTCACTGCCAATTAAGAATTACGCTTTTTATTAAGAGgaaaaaacaattatcttttgttacattttaatatattgttcagtGTTTCCCCTCCCATTATAGTCAtttaaggttccctttcctataGAACAGGTCAACAccttgttcttttattaaacaaactaaatggcCGTATGTTATTTAGCTAATTTCTGTCTCTACATGGTCTCACGTTTACAATTCTCCTGTGCTCTCTGTATCGCGCACGTCGAAGGTCCGCCCCGATgcgcacacagacaggtgagcccCTTCCACTAGTGGACAGAGAGCGTCGGAAAATATGTCATGTgaaaagcagtttaaaaaaaaaaaaatgctcccaGGGTAGTGAAGATGGCAACACTTGCTCTACAGCTCTCCTGCTCTGGGTTAGTACAGAAGTACAGAAACAAGCCAAACAAGTGCTTACACCCTTTAAGCCCCCCTAAAATGTTCTTCAGCCCCCCCACTCTGCCAAGTAATGTCTCTCGTCAACTGACAGCCAGGATTATAGGCAAggagtttagctcaaagtaaatgatgtaCGGAGTGAAATTGTAAGtacaggtagttacagaatgtggctatTTGTAGTAGCTTAAGTTTAGGTTTACTTTAGGCAAATTAAAGGGAATATTGTAGTGGGTCATTGGGTGCCTTCCATTTCAACCCATCATACAATATTTATCATTCAATAATTAAGATGtacttgaaatgtatttttcatagttttttctccattgaatggtatatttgacacagaactagttcatctttatctcagtgatagtgttcAAATGAACATAATATATCAGTGGTATATAAAAACTACACGGACAacaaaatacatgtaaatgttgATCAAAATTAGTAAAC is part of the Cyclopterus lumpus isolate fCycLum1 chromosome 7, fCycLum1.pri, whole genome shotgun sequence genome and harbors:
- the LOC117733206 gene encoding laminin subunit alpha-4-like — its product is MALRINSSDGLVLYAAGGQRSVAVMSLSVSDGHLLLLLDGGKRKVSMRSCKKYNDNQWHTVFIKREGEKISLIVDGISAQSKRIPGGDRTRLAGPLYVGGVPASLAAPGSGGFVGCVRDLTLNEALAKSPAHSQGTVPCFQSPLQPGAYFSGQGGHMAIDESLVLGRDLEIQLEFRLVLDSGLLLHAGTSPDQRLSLVLRQGQVTVSLNSGKGEFSTSFTPEEPLCNGRWHTITMVKKNNVLQLHVDAASEHSVGPKQSRSAGSKETVYLGGVPDGVTVHGLPAGLPDFHGCIRQATINRRPAMLSKPLAVYGAVGTQGCPHM
- the LOC117733844 gene encoding proteasomal ubiquitin receptor ADRM1-like; this encodes MSSGALFPSLVSGSRGTSSKYLVEFRAGKMTLKGNVVTPDKRKGTVYIQQSDDSLIHFCWKDRTTGNVDDDLIIFPDDCEFKKVSQCTTGRVFVLKFKAGSKRLFFWMQEPKIDKDDEYCRKVNEYLNNPPIPGAAGSGGGSGHELSALGGEGGLQNLLRNMSHNQLMQLIGPTGLGGLGGLGALAGPGLANLLGSGGPATSISSSSSRSQSAAATPSSGAAPRQSSSQAPTTPVTPAATAVSPTSVAPSTPGTVLSCSLVDLASVCTPEMMAPILTNAEVQQRLLPFLPSGESLLQSADEIQNTINSPQFQQSMSMFSSALASGQLGPLMSQFGLPTEAVDAANIGDVEAFAKAMQDSKGDAKKKKEDDEDMSLD